In Amphiprion ocellaris isolate individual 3 ecotype Okinawa chromosome 5, ASM2253959v1, whole genome shotgun sequence, the genomic stretch AGAGAAATTAGTTAATAaaagttctgtttgtttgacTCTCCTCTGACTGCACCTGCTCTGCTTTGTCTCACCCTCCCTCCACTTCTACCCTCCAGTCATACCGGACAGATGATGAGCCGGACCGTCTTAGTAACCGCCTTCTCGAGTATGAGCCAAACACGAATAAGTGGACAGAGCTGGGTCCCATGAAGTACTCAAAGTACCGCTGCAGTGCTGTGGCACTGAATGGGGAAATTTATGTTATGGGTAGGACGCTTTGCTCATTTACTTGGGTATTATTAGACACAGTATAGTCATGACTCTGCCATGTGAATTGACTTAATTGGTTTCTGTCAGAATTTGTCTTAAAAGGATGGTTTTGGTGACCTGTTTTCCAGGAGGTATTGGGTGTGAAGGTGTGGATCGCGGCCAGTCGCGTCACTGCCTTGATGCTGTGGAGATCTACAATCCAGATGGAGATTACTGGAGGGAAGGACCTCCTCTCCCGTGTTCCCAGCTTTCACTGCGAACCAACGCTTCCAATGCAGGAGTAGTGGGGGGAAAGATTTATGTTTGTGGATATTACAAAGGAGCAGGTAATGACAGAATATCCGGTATATAAAAGAGTTTTGAAATTTGTCTCCATGTGACTGTACTGATCTTCTGCTTCTTAACTCCCCTTAGATCGTCATGATGACATCACAAAGGACATTTTGGAGCTGGATCCATGGGAGAACCGGTGGACGGTGGTGGCTCGACGTGCTCTGATGCATGACAACTATGATGTCTGCTTAGTGGCAAATCTCAACCCAAGGGGACTCACATCCCCACCCGCAGACTTAGTAAAACAGTGACACCGCTGTCAATCAGATCAAAGTCTGTGCGTGAGAATTAGTAAGGGAAATTAATCGTTAATGCACTTATTGCCGAGCCAAaggcattctttttttttaagcagaaaaGGTCTTAGTGCTCTGCATGAAAGAGAGTCTGTGCTTATTGGCTGACTTGCACATCAGTAGCCAGAAAAGTAATTTGTaaatacagtgtttttgttgcttcttattttattgtgtaaCATCTGCAGAGAGGATTACTGAAAATCTGCAGCTGTGTAGCGCATATATGGAGGATTATTAGCAACGCCAGGCGAGGATTTCCTTTCAAAGGCTTAAGTGATGATTATAATGGCAGACTTCTAGTGTTGATGCAAATTATATCAAAATTGTGGTATTTGGCCTGTTTTTAGGACAAATACTTAAGCTTGTTTTTAAGCTGACAGTGGCAGACTTAGTACATATGTAACTAGAATTACTGCTGGTGCTTGAAATTGCAGTTTACATCAATGTCTTTTCAgacttgacctttgaccttttgaaCATAACATCATCACTAGATCCTTTTATCCCACTATTTGTCTGAAATGTTGTCATAAGTAGCCTATGAGTTCTTGAACTGTGgctaaaaatgcatttgttgaGGTCACACTGACCTTTGATTattaaaatctaatcagttcatTCTGAACTACAGGTGGACGTTTGTGTCAAATTTGAAGAAAGTCCCTCAGAGCGTTCATTGTTTAATTACATTCACAAGAATGGGACATGTGGACAACCATAAAACATAATACCTCAGACCACAGCTGTCATCATGACGtataaaaatgttatattttatatCAGAGAAATTCATGTCATTATTTGTGGTATGTTTGCTTAAACCGAATAAAAATATGTCACTGTTTTTGCAAATAAACATGCACTTTATCCATATTCTTGAGCATGACTGTTGCAGTGTGATCACAGCCGCTGTTGGTATGAATTTAAAACATACATTGACTACACTGATTACTGATAACCATTATGTCTTTTTATCTCTTGTAGGCCTGTACGATGCTCATATATTTAGTTTCGTTTGAAACAGTTTGGAAAAGGTTAATATTTCAGCTTTATTAGGGGTTGTGCTTTAGTCcttttcaaatatattttaatatacagAGATGGGTTTCTAATATTAATTGGAATAAACGAGGCAAGATATTCAAAACACCAAACCTTGGAACAAAACCCAGGTCTTTAATGATGACATGTAGAGAAAGTGAAGTACTTTTAAGCAcctgaaattattattatttacacttACATTAAGAATacaatgtatttttacatgttcCAGATTCAAAGAAGTGTCAAAGAAATTATACAGCAGGCATCTGATTTGAGTTTATTTTCACTGCCAGGTCAGAagtataaatatgaataaattagTTTTAATAAGTCAGCAAAGAGATGTTACTAGTACAATATTTTGTTTAAGTAAActcaaagaatgaaaaaaaattaacagaaattGGGTCAAGCAGCCCTGAACTTGTTCTTTTACCTTCCTTTACATCTTTTCTGCTGTATgcatgaggcaaaaaaaatattttgcattgtATGAATCCCTCAAAAACATTGAATAACTTTCTAATAGAACATAAGTAACCAgtattaataaatataaatatctgGGGCTTTTATTCCCCTTTGCTCCAAAAATAAGAAGGCAAACATTTCACTGCTCTGACACCTTTACTCATCCATTAAAAGCCTGAATCAGAATCAAATAACTGCCAGAAGGATGCAGGTTTCACGGTGCTGGACTCAGCTGAAAGCTTCTCTAAGATGGGTGGGATAATTTCAAGGCTGAGAGAAGGGCTGCTGCTGTCCTGAGACCAGCCGCTCAGAGGGTTGATGAAACATCCTGCAACTTCACTGGATTTTGTCTCCTTGTTCAGTGGTATTTGACTGTTGGGGTTAACACTGTCCTGGCTGGATGCAATGTCTAGATAACAGTTCTCATGGAGAGATCCTGAAAGATTCTGTTTGTTTGAGTTCATGAGAGGTCGACGGTTTTCATCGGAGACtgtgctcttcctcctctgtgagGGCACCAATGGTCTCTTTTTGCGCCTCCTATGGCCACTCACAGTGAATTTCCTCTGCATGATGATGTGGCTACGATCCTGAGGGGGAACTTCAACTTGATTTTGTTCAAGGTTGTATGATGCACATGCAAGCTGTGTTCCATCGAGCTTGTTATCCTGCAGGATATTGGATGACACAGACTGCTCCAGCGCTGGTGACGTCTGGATGGCGCTGTCCATCGCTCCTTCGTGGCTGGATTTGGCTGAATGCTCTGAGACCAAAGTGTTGAGCAGCTTTTGGACCTCTTTCAGCATATGTCCTTGTCTTTCCTGCTCCTCTCTCAGACTCTCTAGGCTATTCTTTAAACTTTGCAGATGTGAGTCCAGCTCTGCCGTTGCATCGCCATTCTagaagacaaaaatgaagcCGTCAGAAATATTTATTGGCcactaaaatcatttttttccacagtgaaaaTGCAGATACCTAGAGCACATGCTACATACAGTTTACCTTTTGCAGTCTTTCCTCCAACCCTGTCATCACCTCTTTCTGGGACTCAACTTTATTTACCAAAGTCTCAAACTGCTGGGAAAAGTCACTCTGAAGGCTGCTCAAATTAATTTGCACTggaatgagtgaatgaatagATTGAGCTTATAAGTAAGCATacacagtataaaaaaaaaaaatttgcactgaaatcaatacatttaaaaaaatacataattttgcacatttagagTTAATTATGAGTGAAGGTGTTTAATCATTGGACAAACAGCACCATCTACTGGTAATAAGATATACTTGctcaccattttttaaaaaattattaatattaactTAATTTGATATATAGTATGCAAAAAGAcactttaaagatttaattcGAAAACATACATATCAGTTAACTAGGAAACttacatgttgatgtaaaattGTCAATTTTTTCATAGATTGTTTGGCACACAGTTGTATTTCTCTCTGTGCCCACAACCAGTTGTTGAATCTGAAATGCATAGTATTACATTTTACACTGAGAAAGGAGGAGctgcaaaacatcaaaatggATGCCCATCATCACTTACATTGTTGAGAGTTTCTCTGATATGTTGACATTCCTTGGCTAAAAAGTCACTGTTAAagcaaaattgtaaaaatcgATTGTAAAAAAATATCACAGGTAATAAGGACTAGTTTAATGTTATCACACAATTATGAATTCAACCAGAGTTTCGcatgataaaaaaatatatacctgtcatttttttcctttgcctTTTTCCTGTCCTCTTCAAATTTATCCAGTATTCCAGAAATTCTGGTTTTGTCCTTCAAGTTTCCTAACAGGAGGGGTTTAGTGTGATAATTGCTTGAAAACTTTGGGTCACTTCCCTAAGCAGTGATGAAATAATATAGAGATGAAGAAACATAAAGAGAGACACTGTAACTATGATTCACACAAGAGATTAGTAATAAACCTGTATGCTCTCATGACCATAtagttatgttttgttttcttcatacACAAATCAGACTATATCATTGTATTATGAACATTCAAATTCCTCCGtttcataaaaacaataatagtCCAGTGTCATCATAAAGCACACATACTCGCTGGTTTGCAATATTGTACATAACATAGAATACCGCAGTGCTACCTTAGATTAACAGATACAGCAAAGTCTCACATTAAATATGGTACATTTCCACAGCAAtacaaacaacttgtcatgtgTTAGAGTTGAAACGGTGATTACATTTTCTCTGTTCAGGCTTGTACCATGTTATTATGATACTATTTATGGATGTGGATCAtcatttggagtaaaacacaCACGTAAATTAGCACAGTAACACCATTGTCATTAAACCTGACTATAACCTACATGCACATAATAATGCGATTTAGTGAGCTGGATTGCCATTACTGTGTCAGTAGCACCACCTGCAAAATGAAGATCTCACCTCTTGTGAACTTTGCTGTGAATTCCTGGAAGACAAACTCATATCCTGAGAGGTGCCCTGAGAATTTTCAGGCCAAAACTGAGACCCAAAGAAGAACTGAGAGTCTGTTAAACTGGAGTAGCCGCTGGTAGCAGCA encodes the following:
- the iho1 gene encoding uncharacterized protein iho1; translated protein: MTGLEERLQKNGDATAELDSHLQSLKNSLESLREEQERQGHMLKEVQKLLNTLVSEHSAKSSHEGAMDSAIQTSPALEQSVSSNILQDNKLDGTQLACASYNLEQNQVEVPPQDRSHIIMQRKFTVSGHRRRKKRPLVPSQRRKSTVSDENRRPLMNSNKQNLSGSLHENCYLDIASSQDSVNPNSQIPLNKETKSSEVAGCFINPLSGWSQDSSSPSLSLEIIPPILEKLSAESSTVKPASFWQLFDSDSGF